In Rhipicephalus microplus isolate Deutch F79 chromosome 9, USDA_Rmic, whole genome shotgun sequence, one genomic interval encodes:
- the LOC142772307 gene encoding uncharacterized protein LOC142772307: MPVMAGKVAGRRVDVLRDTGCSTVIVRRDLVRDDELTGQTSLIYTVDRSVMRLPEAKVKIETPFYSGIVSAFCMDDPLYDVIVGNIEGARSPDQPEPLEEDPEIDPPSSANPHEQSATADEDVVAVATRAQTKAQSKPFQPLPAPNSEEDPSFSYAEEQIQDESLKPCFAQIDKDLRCRNSKCAIMFKQEDGLLYRYYTERSGRRIRQLLVPKNHREAVMKLAHDGIMAGHLGAEKTKDRIQEEFFWPGVTADVKRFVASCDICQRTVPKGRVPHVSLGQSPVIDTPFKRVALDIVGPIRPPSGQGNRYILTLVDCATRYPEAVALPGIETERVAEALVEMFSRFGVPREILSDRGSNFTSELMKEVARLLSVRQLHTTPYHPMANGMVEKFNGTLKTMLKRMCAEKPKNWDRFLGPLLFAYREVPQASLGFSPFELLYGRHVRGPLAILKEVWTNQELDDELKTTYQYVLDLRNRLEETCRLAHEELRRAGVRYAKHYNRKSRDRVFQPGDKVLILLPTDKNKLLLHWKGPFEVQAKIGDFDYSIKTPGGPKIFHANLLKKYAERETNQDAPHQCQAIVGVIDNGEEQELPVPEFVQTEGITDVKICPSLTDQQKEELEKTMKVHSKIFSNVPGKTDWVECHLETVTESPVHVKQYPLPFATTKDIEAEVQQMKTLGIIEVSKSPYNSPVLLVDKPDKTKRFVVDFRRLNNLMIADAEPMPRADAVFASATNKRYFSKLDFVKGYWQIPLSQQSRPKTAFSTKSGLYQFCYMPFGIKTAPAVFARLMRLVTEGIPGVEHYYDDLLITSTTWEEHLSTLRQLFARIQAAGLTVRPSKCELGMNEIDFLGHHIGQNMLAPLGKTLDKIQAAPAPKTKRQVRAFLGLTSYYREFIPNYAEISAPLTELIKKGESNLVKWTTTHEKAFAKLKECISNPPVLRLPDLTKEFILRTDASDTSLGAVLLQSHEGTLHPIAYASRKLLPRESSYSTIERECLALVWGIQKFNIYLYGVPFLVQTDHQPLQYIKQAKQLNSRVLRWSLLLQEYQFRVEHIKGSENVGADYLSRV, from the coding sequence ATGCCTGTGATGGCTGGAAAAGTGGCGGGAAGGCGTGTAGACGTTTTAAGAGACACTGGGTGCTCCACTGTAATAGTACGAAGAGACCTAGTCCGCGACGATGAGCTCACGGGCCAGACCAGCCTGATTTACACCGTCGACCGTTCGGTCATGAGGCTGCCTGAGGCCAAGGTCAAGATCGAGACGCCCTTCTACAGTGGAATTGTTTCTGCCTTCTGCATGGATGATCCATTGTATGACGTAATCGTGGGGAACATCGAGGGCGCCCGTTCGCCAGACCAACCCGAACCACTAGAAGAGGACCCAGAAATCGATCCACCATCGAGTGCAAACCCTCACGAGCAATCAGCCACGGCCGATGAGGACGTAGTCGCAGTTGCAACCCGAGCACAGACCAAAGCCCAGTCGAAGCCATTCCAGCCCCTCCCTGCACCCAATTCCGAAGAGGACCCGAGCTTCAGCTATGCCGAGGAACAAATCCAAGACGAGTCGTTAAAACCCTGCTTTGCGCAAATCGACAAGGACCTCAGATGCCGTAATAGTAAATGCGCGATAATGTTCAAGCAGGAAGATGGACTGCTCTACAGGTACTATACGGAGAGGAGTGGTCGGCGGATACGACAGCTCTTGGTGCCGAAGAACCACCGAGAGGCTGTTATGAAGCTAGCCCACGATGGGATAATGGCTGGGCACCTGGGGGCCGAGAAAACCAAGGACAGAATTCAGGAAGAATTCTTCTGGCCCGGTGTCACAGCCGACGTGAAACGGTTCGTGGCATCTTGCGATATCTGCCAGCGAACTGTGCCAAAAGGAAGGGTGCCACACGTGTCACTCGGCCAGTCCCCCGTCATAGACACCCCCTTTAAAAGGGTAGCTTTAGATATAGTGGGCCCTATCCGACCTCCATCTGGTCAAGGAAACCGCTATATCCTGACTCTCGTTGATTGCGCCACGCGCTATCCGGAGGCAGTTGCACTACCTGGCATAGAGACCGAACGAGTCGCAGAGGCCCTCGTTGAGATGTTCTCCCGTTTTGGTGTACCGAGAGAAATCCTAAGTGATCGGGGCTCGAATTTCACGTCGGAGTTAATGAAGGAAGTGGCACGACTTCTATCGGTGCGCCAACTCCATACCACCCCTTACCACCCGATGGCCAACGGGATGGTGGAaaaatttaatggcaccctgaagactATGCTCAAAAGAATGTGTGCGGAGAAACCAAAAAACTGGGACAGATTTCTCGGTCCGTTGCTGTTCGCGTACAGAGAGGTTCCCCAGGCAAGTCTCGGCTTTTCACCGTTCGAGCTACTGTACGGCCGACATGTCCGGGGACCCCTGGCGATCTTAAAGGAAGTTTGGACGAACCAAGAGCTGGACGATGAGCTGAAGACAACCTATCAGTACGTATTGGATCTCCGAAATCGTCTAGAAGAGACGTGCCGCCTAGCTCACGAAGAACTCCGAAGGGCGGGAGTACGCTACGCTAAGCACTACAATCGAAAATCAAGGGATAGAGTATTCCAGCCAGGAGATAAGGTTCTCATCCTGCTCCCAACTGACAAAAATAAACTCTTGCTGCATTGGAAGGGGCCCTTCGAAGTGCAGGCGAAAATTGGGGACTTCGATTACTCCATAAAGACGCCGGGTGGGCCGAAAATTTTCCATGCCAATTTGCTGAAGAAGTATGCGGAGCGGGAAACGAACCAAGATGCGCCACATCAATGCCAAGCCATCGTAGGGGTTATTGACAATGGAGAGGAACAGGAACTACCGGTGCCGGAGTTCGTGCAGACAGAAGGGATTACTGACGTCAAGATCTGCCCAAGTTTGACGGACCAACAAAAGGAGGAGTTGGAGAAAACCATGAAAGTGCACTCTAAAATATTTTCGAATGTCCCGGGCAAGACAGATTGGGTGGAGTGCCACCTCGAGACAGTGACGGAGTCCCCAGTCCATGTCAAACAGTACCCGTTACCTTTTGCTACGACTAAAGACATCGAGGCCGAGGTACAGCAAATGAAAACACTGGGCATAATTGAAGTCTCGAAATCGCCCTATAATTCCCCAGTGTTGCTTGTGGACAAACCAGACAAAACCAAGCGGTTTGTAGTCGATTTCCGGCGCCTGAACAACCTCATGATAGCAGATGCAGAGCCCATGCCTAGGGCAGATGCCGTTTTTGCCAGTGCCACAAACAAAAGATACTTCTCTAAGTTAGATTTTGTtaagggctactggcaaatcccaCTCTCCCAGCAGTCGAGACCTAAAACTGCGTTTTCGACAAAATCCGGTCtctaccagttttgctacatgcctTTCGGGATCAAAACGGCACCCGCCGTGTTCGCCCGGCTGATGCGACTAGTCACTGAGGGAATCCCGGGCGTTGAACATTACTACGACGACCTACTCATAACAAGCACGACCTGGGAGGAACACCTATCCACTCTCAGACAACTCTTCGCTCGAATTCAGGCTGCCGGGTTGACCGTGAGACCGAGCAAGTGTGAGTTGGGAATGAATGAGATTGATTTCCTGGGTCATCACATTGGACAAAACATGCTTGCTCCACTGGGAAAGACTCTTGATAAAATCCAAGCTGCACCCGCCCCAAAGACGAAGCGACAGGTACGCGCTTTTCTCGGGTTGACCAGCTATTACCGGGAGTTCATTCCAAATTATGCCGAGATCAGCGCCCCTCTCACAGAACTGATCAAGAAGGGTGAAAGCAACTTAGTCAAATGGACGACGACACACGAGAAAGCATTTGCGAAACTCAAGGAATGTATCTCGAACCCTCCCGTGCTCCGGCTCCCAGACTTAACCAAGGAATTCATCCTCCGCACCGACGCTTCCGACACCAGCCTCGGGGCTGTGCTCTTGCAGTCACACGAAGGGACCCTCCATCCCATAGCCTACGCCAGTCGCAAACTACTTCCCCGGGAATCATCCTACAGCACCATCGAAAGAGAATGTCTAGCCCTGGTGTGGGGGATACAGAAGTTTAATATTTATCTCTACGGAGTTCCTTTCTTGGTCCAAACTGACCACCAGCCTCTCCAATACATAAAACAGGCTAAACAGCTCAACAGCAGAGTGTTGAGGTGGAGCTTGCTTCTGCAAGAGTATCAGTTCCGAGTCGAGCACATCAAGGGAAGCGAGAACGTTggtgccgactaccttagccgagTTTGA